A single window of Treponema denticola ATCC 35405 DNA harbors:
- a CDS encoding DUF2271 domain-containing protein, whose protein sequence is MRKIILTILIIFTAFSVNISAGELNIQKNTISISFDFSKKLRLASNQFAVWVENENGMLVKNLFVTDFTAGKGWEKRPESLPSWRKAVKDADIDGISSATPKSGKIQLQWDIKNENGEPVEKGIYKIFIEANIKWENTVLFTCEIKVDDNVTIGEITEKISGKDYNKQTLIKNVEIK, encoded by the coding sequence ATGAGAAAAATAATATTGACTATTTTAATTATATTTACAGCCTTTTCTGTAAATATATCTGCAGGGGAACTGAATATCCAGAAAAATACCATAAGCATAAGTTTTGATTTTAGCAAAAAATTAAGGCTTGCGAGTAATCAATTTGCCGTATGGGTCGAAAACGAAAACGGAATGCTCGTAAAAAATTTATTTGTTACCGATTTTACAGCAGGAAAAGGTTGGGAAAAAAGACCCGAAAGTTTGCCTTCATGGAGAAAAGCCGTAAAAGATGCCGACATAGATGGAATAAGCAGTGCGACTCCTAAATCCGGAAAGATTCAATTGCAATGGGATATCAAAAATGAAAACGGGGAACCAGTAGAAAAAGGCATCTATAAAATATTTATTGAAGCAAATATAAAATGGGAAAATACCGTCTTATTTACATGCGAAATAAAGGTAGATGACAATGTTACAATAGGCGAAATTACAGAAAAAATCTCGGGAAAAGATTATAATAAACAAACCTTGATAAAAAATGTAGAAATAAAATAA
- a CDS encoding Imm12 family immunity protein, giving the protein MEVILSTVIGGEITVEVDGGKIVHSLIIKMRNSLKEHFKKIFFEGLDRIKINVYISGDVSSYCDKTGITATRYFRAKTEYTTEFCIDKNYWSLEPVLPVDRKFILFMENSLIQLGGIIEKKLKAAGYNFDGELFKEIVLKSLRGIS; this is encoded by the coding sequence ATGGAAGTTATTTTGAGTACGGTAATCGGCGGTGAAATTACGGTTGAGGTTGATGGTGGGAAAATTGTTCATTCATTGATAATAAAAATGAGAAACTCCTTGAAAGAGCATTTTAAAAAAATATTTTTTGAAGGGCTAGATAGAATAAAAATCAACGTATATATCAGCGGAGATGTTTCTTCTTATTGCGATAAAACGGGTATTACTGCAACCCGATATTTCCGTGCAAAGACAGAATATACGACAGAGTTTTGTATCGATAAAAACTATTGGTCGTTAGAACCTGTTCTTCCAGTGGATAGAAAGTTTATTCTATTCATGGAAAACTCGTTGATACAGTTAGGCGGAATTATTGAAAAAAAACTTAAAGCAGCCGGATATAATTTTGATGGCGAGCTGTTTAAAGAAATTGTTCTTAAAAGTTTAAGAGGAATTAGTTAA
- a CDS encoding DUF4272 domain-containing protein, whose amino-acid sequence MYIKPEDRREKSNAKIKGMGIACMEELPLRESSKEAKLKSSEEICDRAIACLLSIQLAEDIHNEQGYEESKELFLSLLEKYEVSGCLLEKEKRLFDGTYSEQDVIDVCWTYEAYWSLLWALGLVEDISYPNDICDVERAIRLVGDADGKTAFKAQCKLRGIEEILDMLDLHYRYHWATEEKRLRPETEIKDLNPDVLMERRRGLEWLISEESDWFDISMDT is encoded by the coding sequence ATGTACATAAAACCTGAAGATCGGCGTGAAAAATCGAATGCAAAAATAAAGGGGATGGGAATTGCCTGTATGGAAGAACTGCCCTTGCGGGAATCATCAAAAGAGGCGAAGCTTAAAAGCTCTGAGGAAATCTGTGACAGAGCCATCGCTTGTCTTTTGTCGATTCAGTTGGCTGAAGATATTCATAATGAGCAAGGGTATGAAGAATCGAAGGAGCTTTTTTTAAGTTTGCTTGAAAAATATGAAGTATCGGGTTGCCTTTTGGAAAAAGAAAAACGGCTTTTTGACGGAACATACAGCGAACAGGATGTCATCGATGTATGCTGGACTTATGAAGCTTATTGGTCGCTTCTGTGGGCTTTGGGCTTGGTCGAAGATATTTCGTATCCGAATGATATCTGTGATGTGGAGCGAGCGATAAGACTGGTCGGCGACGCCGATGGGAAAACTGCGTTTAAAGCACAATGTAAGTTACGTGGAATAGAAGAAATACTGGATATGCTTGATCTTCACTACCGTTACCACTGGGCAACGGAAGAAAAGCGGCTCCGCCCCGAAACGGAAATCAAAGATTTAAATCCCGATGTTTTAATGGAACGAAGGCGCGGACTTGAATGGCTTATTTCCGAAGAAAGCGATTGGTTCGATATTTCGATGGATACATAA
- a CDS encoding DUF6630 family protein yields the protein MNGKNIGRTVSWVYYKDEKLIGGPAFDIQLFRQILENNAKFSSQAQEMIETQIKEQNIFDCISLKSSKYTNRFYENSGHKAFIPESICMVDYCEGEIFAVVRIGDRCEIVSYDYDITGEAGQEWFNFIGKNKPIFDKKIIENIKTVLTQYEQLQIKILEEEDRRIWEEKEKLACRNKSLPADTEQTFLSLCKLLGISPQKAKKIYHTALEQENICVSLINDFIDLNYLAMFDWKADVGDIVYGYNLVAKKIKANMLHLDKDTEFEPPEVFRRLASMSDKVLYLIDTNSDCYILGLSDKENREKIISAYKQLFSLLQSENTIEIVNTL from the coding sequence ATGAACGGAAAAAATATCGGCCGAACTGTATCGTGGGTGTACTACAAAGACGAAAAACTCATAGGCGGGCCGGCATTTGATATACAACTCTTTCGGCAGATATTGGAAAACAACGCAAAGTTTTCGAGTCAGGCTCAAGAAATGATAGAGACACAAATTAAAGAACAAAATATTTTTGATTGTATTTCACTCAAAAGCTCAAAATACACCAATCGCTTTTACGAAAATAGCGGCCATAAAGCATTTATACCCGAAAGTATCTGTATGGTTGATTATTGTGAAGGTGAAATCTTTGCCGTTGTGAGAATCGGAGATCGTTGTGAAATTGTTTCTTATGATTATGACATCACAGGCGAGGCGGGACAAGAGTGGTTCAATTTTATAGGAAAGAACAAGCCTATTTTTGATAAAAAAATCATTGAGAATATAAAAACGGTTTTAACGCAATACGAACAACTACAAATAAAAATACTTGAAGAAGAAGACAGACGTATTTGGGAGGAAAAAGAAAAACTTGCTTGCCGGAACAAAAGCTTACCTGCCGATACGGAACAAACTTTTTTATCGCTTTGCAAATTACTCGGCATATCTCCGCAAAAAGCCAAGAAAATATACCATACAGCATTGGAGCAAGAAAATATTTGTGTCTCTTTGATAAACGATTTTATAGATTTGAACTATTTGGCAATGTTCGATTGGAAGGCGGATGTGGGAGATATTGTATACGGTTACAATCTAGTAGCAAAAAAGATAAAAGCGAATATGCTTCACTTGGATAAAGATACGGAATTTGAACCGCCGGAAGTTTTCCGTAGGCTTGCTTCGATGAGTGACAAGGTATTATATCTTATCGACACAAATAGCGATTGCTATATTTTAGGTTTGTCAGATAAAGAAAATAGAGAAAAAATCATAAGTGCTTATAAACAACTGTTCAGCCTGCTTCAATCTGAGAATACGATTGAAATTGTGAACACTCTGTAA
- a CDS encoding ABC transporter ATP-binding protein: protein MGETIIRMENVTKLYEMGESIVHALRGISFSIDQGEFVSIMGPSGSGKSTCMNMIGCLDRPTSGILEIGGKETAKMTEKELAVLRNKTIGFVFQQYHLLPNMTVLENVMLPLRYQGVERTKRIALAKEALEHVDMGDRLSHGPNELSGGQKQRVAIARAMVTKPHIILADEPTGALDSKTGAQVLNLFKKINESGTTIVIVTHDPGIGASADRCIKLFDGNIQSDEHQVPVT from the coding sequence ATGGGCGAAACTATTATCCGTATGGAAAACGTTACAAAATTATATGAAATGGGGGAAAGCATCGTGCATGCCCTGCGAGGCATAAGTTTCAGTATAGATCAGGGAGAATTTGTTTCGATAATGGGGCCGTCAGGTTCGGGAAAGTCTACCTGTATGAATATGATAGGCTGTCTTGACCGGCCGACAAGCGGTATATTGGAAATCGGCGGAAAAGAAACGGCAAAGATGACGGAAAAAGAACTTGCTGTGCTGCGTAATAAAACGATCGGCTTTGTGTTTCAGCAGTATCATTTGCTTCCAAATATGACGGTTTTAGAAAACGTTATGCTTCCGTTACGCTATCAGGGTGTGGAAAGAACAAAACGCATTGCACTTGCAAAAGAAGCTTTGGAGCATGTCGATATGGGCGATAGACTTTCCCACGGTCCTAACGAACTTTCCGGCGGTCAAAAGCAGCGTGTCGCCATTGCACGTGCAATGGTAACAAAACCGCACATTATCTTGGCCGATGAGCCGACCGGTGCTTTGGACAGCAAAACAGGAGCTCAGGTTCTTAACCTCTTTAAAAAAATAAATGAAAGCGGAACGACAATTGTTATTGTTACTCACGACCCTGGAATCGGAGCAAGTGCGGATCGATGTATAAAACTTTTTGACGGAAATATTCAGTCGGATGAACATCAGGTTCCTGTTACTTAA
- a CDS encoding DUF2004 domain-containing protein translates to MKKMEHQYFGQLNLATTDDVEVIWEKEIQGIDTCLWLGKNVELSTGILDLYAQFLENIDDKIKEARKALIAYLNDDSYYIDFHIEECGLEDLPTDIIEFVSKMKITNVSLWIDSEKPHIAMDFMIAPDESDEILCVKFGEDVKIISIDWES, encoded by the coding sequence ATGAAAAAAATGGAACATCAATACTTCGGTCAGTTGAATCTTGCGACAACAGATGATGTGGAAGTAATTTGGGAAAAAGAGATTCAGGGGATAGATACCTGTCTTTGGCTCGGCAAAAATGTAGAACTGTCTACCGGCATACTCGACCTTTATGCACAGTTTCTTGAGAACATAGACGATAAAATAAAAGAAGCAAGAAAAGCACTTATAGCATATTTAAACGATGACAGTTACTATATCGACTTTCATATTGAAGAATGCGGACTAGAAGATTTGCCGACTGATATTATCGAGTTTGTAAGTAAGATGAAGATAACGAATGTAAGCTTATGGATTGACAGTGAAAAGCCGCACATCGCAATGGATTTTATGATTGCACCTGATGAAAGCGATGAAATACTCTGCGTAAAATTCGGTGAAGATGTCAAAATCATCTCCATTGATTGGGAAAGTTAA
- a CDS encoding HEAT repeat domain-containing protein, whose product MKTTLFPNWTLDDTDDTGAISEYFHNEKIPFTEETMIKCLKMKRNKYEIYWAVLALRMLGTQKAIQYLKEVSTYKNLDVQGASVLTIAYLAEGSENEYLASLLLNKDFKAKWYAAVAFNHKPDGKAVPYAAKYGVKTIKSSKNKPEAGSLIVEYLARFAPENELAKKIFARINKDFENLSPKEQEVFTVNFPHIFRN is encoded by the coding sequence ATGAAGACAACGCTTTTTCCAAATTGGACATTAGATGACACAGATGACACGGGGGCAATTTCGGAATATTTTCATAATGAAAAAATACCTTTCACCGAAGAGACAATGATTAAGTGCCTTAAAATGAAGCGTAATAAATACGAAATCTATTGGGCTGTTTTAGCTCTGCGTATGCTAGGAACGCAGAAAGCAATTCAATATTTAAAAGAAGTTAGCACTTATAAAAATTTAGATGTGCAGGGTGCAAGCGTTTTAACGATTGCTTACTTAGCCGAGGGTTCTGAAAATGAATATTTGGCGAGCCTCTTGTTAAATAAGGATTTCAAAGCAAAATGGTATGCCGCTGTTGCCTTCAATCACAAACCCGACGGTAAAGCTGTCCCTTATGCAGCTAAGTATGGGGTTAAGACAATCAAAAGTTCGAAAAACAAACCGGAAGCGGGTTCTTTAATAGTTGAGTATCTTGCAAGATTTGCACCGGAAAATGAACTTGCAAAAAAGATATTTGCAAGGATAAATAAAGACTTCGAGAATCTTTCTCCCAAAGAACAGGAAGTGTTCACAGTAAATTTTCCGCATATCTTTAGAAATTAA
- a CDS encoding formylglycine-generating enzyme family protein: MNKTLFLGAALIAMTGGSAGVNAENAGMLPTGKTYTVNGVSFTMIAIPAVTDGTLGYGEYDVNPAHTVSLPAYRIGETEVTQELWQAVMGNNPSGFNGNDEETKPAGGEEQKKRPIEMINWYQAIAFCNKLSLKLGLEPCYTVTVKGKPIDFASLPFDKIPSEDEYMPQKDRIIKAWDAVTVDISKNGFRLPSEAEWEWAAKGGVESRWAGSDDEEEVDRYMWHDGNSENRTHEVKKLKPNGYGLYDMSGNVWEWCWDRFKDFLPDSLVEAGVVDIDDIPDSCRVFRGGGIDIDIYNAALPIRLFYTPDFHAGSLGLRLACRL; encoded by the coding sequence TTGAATAAAACATTATTTTTAGGAGCGGCACTTATTGCAATGACAGGCGGCAGTGCCGGTGTAAATGCCGAAAATGCAGGCATGCTGCCTACCGGTAAGACGTATACGGTAAACGGCGTATCGTTTACGATGATCGCCATTCCTGCCGTAACGGACGGTACCCTCGGATACGGAGAATACGACGTAAACCCTGCACATACGGTCAGCTTACCAGCCTACCGGATCGGCGAAACGGAGGTAACGCAGGAGTTGTGGCAGGCGGTGATGGGCAACAACCCGAGTGGTTTTAACGGTAATGACGAAGAAACAAAACCTGCCGGCGGCGAAGAACAAAAAAAACGGCCGATAGAAATGATAAACTGGTATCAGGCAATCGCCTTTTGCAACAAGCTCAGTTTGAAGCTCGGCCTTGAACCCTGTTATACGGTAACGGTTAAAGGAAAACCGATAGACTTTGCCTCACTTCCGTTTGATAAAATTCCTTCTGAGGATGAATATATGCCCCAAAAGGATCGAATTATAAAGGCATGGGATGCCGTAACTGTGGATATAAGCAAAAACGGATTTAGGCTGCCGTCGGAGGCCGAATGGGAATGGGCCGCAAAAGGCGGCGTTGAAAGCCGATGGGCGGGCTCCGATGACGAAGAAGAAGTCGATCGATATATGTGGCATGATGGGAATAGTGAAAACCGAACCCATGAAGTAAAAAAACTGAAACCGAACGGATACGGGCTCTACGATATGAGCGGCAACGTGTGGGAATGGTGTTGGGACCGCTTTAAAGATTTTTTGCCTGACTCGCTTGTAGAAGCAGGTGTCGTTGACATTGACGATATTCCCGATTCCTGCCGTGTCTTTCGGGGCGGCGGTATAGATATCGATATATATAACGCAGCGCTGCCGATCAGGCTATTTTATACTCCCGATTTTCATGCAGGTAGTCTCGGATTACGTTTGGCATGCAGGTTGTAA
- a CDS encoding GNAT family N-acetyltransferase, with the protein MLHLEKVNGKNIWDILKLQVSEAQKSFVAANDISIIEAYITITANGYAFPFGIYDNETPVGFLMIGFDVHDDWIDAPEIAKGNYNLWRLMIDKAYQNNGFGKDAVKLALDFVKTFPCGKAEYCWLSYEPENQVARKLYSSFGFVETGDTDGEELISALKL; encoded by the coding sequence ATGCTTCATTTGGAAAAAGTAAACGGGAAAAACATTTGGGATATTTTGAAACTGCAGGTATCGGAAGCACAGAAAAGCTTTGTTGCTGCCAACGATATAAGTATCATTGAAGCCTACATTACAATCACCGCAAATGGTTATGCATTTCCATTCGGGATATATGACAATGAAACACCGGTCGGATTTTTGATGATCGGTTTTGATGTTCATGACGATTGGATTGATGCACCTGAAATAGCAAAAGGGAATTATAATCTTTGGCGGCTGATGATTGATAAAGCGTATCAAAACAATGGATTTGGGAAAGATGCAGTTAAATTGGCTCTAGATTTTGTTAAGACTTTTCCTTGCGGAAAAGCTGAATATTGTTGGTTGTCTTATGAACCTGAAAATCAAGTTGCGCGTAAACTATATAGCTCATTCGGTTTTGTTGAAACAGGAGATACGGATGGAGAAGAACTTATCTCAGCGTTAAAGCTATAA
- a CDS encoding HEAT repeat domain-containing protein, producing the protein MPNSTEKILQELEAERLRRQNLTKEDLQKKYAKLQRAGFPLSECIGFIADLGGSNQLAYHYELICKDWERDDPLHLDNSFDKHDLAGIDFLFAAINKASTEKIRVFTAYLIAEILVRSKHRDFYTAACNRLVPILVSHINTKDCVLRRKVLIAVGWVGAVQEIGIFNERMLHDEDSLCRAWSASGLMQLSFNRLNTQTILLEVKDVFRQAIAVEKDLFACGVMIESAQSLFGKKWISSIAVENKDSVKIEKARKSAVRFLSKD; encoded by the coding sequence ATGCCGAATTCAACGGAAAAAATTTTGCAAGAACTTGAAGCGGAACGGTTACGCCGTCAAAATCTTACAAAAGAAGATTTGCAAAAAAAGTATGCCAAATTACAAAGAGCCGGTTTTCCTCTTAGCGAATGTATCGGTTTTATAGCCGATTTAGGCGGCAGTAATCAGCTCGCTTATCATTACGAATTGATTTGCAAAGACTGGGAGCGAGATGATCCGTTGCATTTGGATAACAGTTTCGATAAACACGATTTAGCGGGGATTGATTTTCTTTTTGCGGCTATAAACAAAGCTTCAACCGAAAAAATACGGGTATTCACCGCCTATCTCATTGCCGAAATTCTTGTGAGGTCGAAACATCGAGATTTTTATACGGCTGCATGCAATCGTCTTGTGCCGATACTTGTCTCGCATATAAATACGAAGGACTGTGTTCTGAGGCGCAAAGTGCTGATAGCTGTCGGGTGGGTTGGAGCAGTGCAAGAGATCGGTATTTTCAATGAGAGAATGCTCCACGACGAGGATAGTCTTTGCCGTGCATGGTCAGCTTCGGGCTTAATGCAATTATCGTTTAACAGATTGAATACTCAAACAATATTACTGGAAGTAAAAGATGTTTTTAGACAGGCAATTGCTGTGGAAAAAGACCTTTTTGCATGTGGTGTAATGATAGAGTCGGCACAGAGTTTATTCGGTAAAAAATGGATATCGTCTATAGCTGTTGAAAATAAAGATTCGGTAAAAATAGAAAAGGCTCGCAAATCTGCTGTCAGATTTTTAAGTAAGGATTAA
- a CDS encoding DUF4241 domain-containing protein produces MIPEKEWVEKYEKVKELLKSPVHYGNLFSQDEVQGKKLFILPMGTVHFPTGNILVRDPLVYLNKSEEPYLQKVPTGIFPLETLVAEIEEDHYRYVATRVRFSDEKAAVYREALIGNEDLDDVDEESFFGFNVDAGLATVVDVKARDAYCDFESRWVNENPGKNIYDDYFAKEFEKSYAANPRFQRDGGDWINYPLEGTDLTVPMIQSGFGDGKYPVYFGYDKNDAICELVIEYIFVG; encoded by the coding sequence ATGATACCGGAAAAAGAATGGGTTGAAAAATATGAAAAAGTGAAGGAGCTGCTTAAGTCTCCTGTGCATTACGGTAACTTGTTTTCTCAAGATGAAGTACAGGGGAAAAAGTTATTTATATTGCCGATGGGAACCGTGCATTTTCCTACGGGAAATATTTTGGTGCGTGATCCGCTTGTCTACCTTAACAAAAGCGAGGAGCCGTATCTGCAAAAAGTACCTACAGGAATTTTTCCATTAGAAACTTTAGTTGCCGAAATAGAAGAAGACCATTACCGGTATGTTGCAACACGGGTAAGGTTCTCCGATGAAAAGGCTGCCGTGTATCGTGAAGCCTTGATTGGTAATGAAGATTTGGATGACGTCGATGAAGAAAGTTTTTTCGGGTTTAATGTAGATGCAGGACTTGCAACGGTTGTCGATGTAAAAGCACGGGATGCCTATTGCGATTTTGAAAGCCGTTGGGTAAATGAAAACCCCGGCAAAAATATATACGACGATTATTTTGCAAAAGAATTCGAAAAGAGTTATGCTGCAAATCCACGCTTTCAACGCGACGGCGGGGACTGGATTAACTATCCTTTAGAAGGAACGGACTTGACCGTTCCCATGATACAAAGCGGTTTCGGTGACGGGAAATATCCGGTATATTTCGGCTACGATAAAAACGATGCCATCTGTGAGCTTGTCATCGAATATATTTTCGTCGGATAA